A stretch of DNA from Tautonia rosea:
GTTCGGTCGGACGCCGAAGCTCTCGATGTTGCCGGGGCAAACGATGGTGGGGCGCGACCACTGGCCGCAGGTGTTCTCGGCCGCCTTTGCCGGGGCGGGCGTGACGGGGGGCCAGGTGATCGGCCGGTCGGACAAGTCGGGGGCCTATCCGGCCACGATGGCGTTTACCCCGGCGGATCTGGCGGCGACGATTTATCGGGCGCTCGGTATCTCGGGAGAGGCGGAAGTGGTTGATATGCTGGGACGGCCGATCCGACTGGTGACGGGATCGCCGATCGAGCCGCTGTACACGGGGGCGGCGGTGTAATCAAGGAATGTGGACAAGTGACATTCTCGGGTTGGCCAGGGTCCTCGCAGCAGCCCCCAGGTGCAAGGCCTCTGCCTCTGGGGGCTGCTGCGAGGACCCCAGCCACCCCTGAAATCATGTCTCCAGGCTCCTGAAGTGAGGCTCAGGAGGAGTCGTTCTCGGGGGTCATCAGGCCGAATTTCTTGAGCTTGCTGACGAGGGTGCTGCGCGGGAGGCCGAGGAGGCGGGCAGCTTCGGACTTGTTGCCGCGGGCCTCGGCGAGGGCGTCGCGGAGTTGGTGGCGTTCGAAGGCGTCAAGCTCGGGGTCATCGAGTTCGGGAGCAGGAGGAGGAGCGGTCCAGGAGGACGAACTGGGAAGGCGTCGGGGTCGGCCTCGGCGGCCGGTCGAGACGGCGGCAGCACGTCGGCGGAGCGAGGAGGCGGCGGCGGCGCGGGGGCCGAAGAGGTCGTCGGGCAGGTCGTCTCGGGTGATGGCAGGGCCTTCGGAGAGGACAACGGCGCGTTCGATCACGTTTTCCAGCTCGCGGACGTTGCCGGGCCAGTCGTAGGCGGTGAGGGCCTCGATGGCATCGTCGTCGAGGTGGGTGATCGGCTTGCCCGATCGGCCAGCAACGTGGCGGAGGAAGGAGACGGCCAGTTCGAAGACGTCAGCGCGGCGGTCGCGGAGGGGAGGGACGACAATGCTGATGACATTCAAGCGGTAATACAGGTCTTCACGGAAACGTCCGGAGCGGATGAGGGCGGGGAGGTCGCGGTGGGTGGCGGCGACGATCCGGACGTCGACGGTGATTGGCTGCGAGCTGCCAACGCGCTCGAAGGTCTTGGTCTGGAGGACGCGGAGGAGCTTGGTTTGGACGTCGAGGGAAATGTCGCCGATCTCGTCGAGGAGCAAGGTGCCGCCGTCGGCCTGCTGGAAGCGGCCCACGCGGTCGCGATCGGCCCCGGTGAAGGCCCCTCGGACGTGGCCGAACAGCTCGGATTCGAGGAGGCTGGGGGAGAGGGCGGCGCAGTGGACCTTGACAAAGGGTTTCGATGCGCGGGGGCTGCCGGCGTGAATGGCCTCGGCGAGTAGCTCCTTGCCGGTGCCGCTCTCGCCAAGGATGAGGACGGCCGACGGGCTGACGGCGGCCTTGCGGACGGTGTCGAGCACGCGCTTCATGGGGGCACTGGTGCCTCGGATGCGGCCGAGGGCGGGGGTGTCGGTGGCGGGGTGATCGGGGGCGTCGAGATCGGACGGGGGAGGCAAGGCCTGGCCGGCTCGGGGTGAGGAGTCGTGATCCTCACTGTGTCGGCCGATGAGCTGATCCTGGAGGACGAGAATCCGACGCTGCTGTTCGGCGATCTTCTCGACCTTGTCGCGCAGCTCTCGGTTCAATTCTTCGAGGGTCCGGTGGATGGAGGCCGAGTGCAGGGCCAGAACGGCGACCGAGGAGAGGGCGGCGAGGAAGACCATTTCTTCATCATCATACGGTAATCCGTTGCGTTTCGGCCCGAGGACCAGGACACCGGCCAACTCGCCGTCGGAGGAGAGGGCGGCGGCGACCTCGCCGCCGAGGGCGATGAGGGCGTCGGCGGTGGGGTCGTGCGAGGCGCGTGCCATCGAGCCGGGGAGGCGGACGGTTGGCCGGGCCCGGAGGCGTCGGAGGATCGGGCTGTCGTCGGGCAAGGTGGTTTGATCGGGCTCTGGACCGAGGCTGGCGACGACGGAGAGCGGGCGGTCGGGAGCGGTCCGGAGGTAGATGGTTCCCCAGTCGAGGCCGAGGACCTCGGCGGCGGCTTCGAGCAGGCGACGGCCCAGGGTTCCACGATCGACGAGGCGGTCGACGGCCTGGCTCATCTTGCGCATGGCTTGATCAAATTTGTACTTTTCGCGGAAGAAGCGGCGGTCGATGGCCTGCTCGAACCGGCGGCGGACGCCTCCCGAGAGGACCAGGATGACCAGGGCGGTGAGCATGACCACGGTGGCCTCGCGAGAGGTCTGTTCATCTTGAAGCGAGTAGCCAACCGCCAACGCACCGACGACCAGGACCAGCGAGTAGAGCAGGCCCAGGCCGACGCTGACGAGCAGGTAGCGGACGCTGCGATTGAAGATCTCCTCGGCCTGCATTAGTTTGTATCGGGTGATGCTCACCGCGTAGGCCGAGGTATAAAGAAGTGAGACGGTGTACATGGGCCAGGCGGCGCTATCGAGCCCAAGGACCGAGGTGTCTTCGGCAGCGAGCAGGAGCAGGTAGCCGATGAAGACGGTCGAGAGGAGGGAGGCAAGCAATATCCAGCGGACCTGGTTGCGCTCGATCGGGTTGCGGGCGCGGCGATAGCTGTAAAGCAGGCAGGCAATACAGAGGGCGAAGATCAAAACGGAAAAGCCGACATGCCCGAGGGCCACCCATTTGATGAGCCTCTGCGCGGCCAGACGAAGGCCAAGGGTGGCGGGGTCGGGCTCGCCGGTCAGGGAGATCCAGAACATGGCCGCCCAGAGGATCGCCAGGTTGACCGCGAAGACGCCGTAGAGGCCGAGCATCACCCAGCGGCGGTGCAGGAGCAGAAGCGGGTTGGGCCTTGGGAAGACCAGGAAGAAGTGCAGGCTGGCAATCGGCACGACCATCGCAAGGGGGACGAACGGGAAGATCAACAGGCGTTCGCTGACGATCTCGGACCAGTGGTAGCCCCCCATGAAGGCCCCCACCGTAAAGACGCAGAGCCAGAAGAAGACCCGGGCCGATCGGTCGTTGGGGCGTCGCCACAATACGATCGCGCCGAGGGCGAAGATGACCATTTCCTGCGCGAACCAGACGAGGGACCAGACATACATGCCAAACGGTCGCAGGCGGACCTCGGCTAGGGCCTGGATCGGGTCGGCATTCGAGCGTTCGCCTTCCCAATCAAGGGGAAGCCATTCGACGAGCAGAGTCGAGCCGGAGGGGGTCTGGCCGATCATGCGTTGCGCTCGAATGATGGCCGTGTAGTCGTTGTCGGCAATCTCGATGCTCCAGGCCCCATCGGACGAGGCGATCCGGGAGATGCGGTCGCCGACCTGGGGAACCTGGCGGACATCAGGCCCCTGCACCGGGTCAAACCAGTGGTAACGCGGGCTGATGGGCTCCTTTTGCGCAGTGCCGAAGACGCAGCGGATGCCGATGTCTCCCGAGGTTGCCACCACCCAGAGGACCGAGAGTGAATAGATGACCACGGCGACCGTGGCGAGGATCACCGCCAGTTGATGGGAGTGATTGGGCCACCATTCCCGAATGGGTGGCATTGCCCATCGTCGCGGTACAGTGCCAGAGGCGAAGAGAGAACGCACCAGGGAGGTCTCGTAGGTGTTCATCAGGTTGAAGCTGATTTCACGATAGCGATTCGGCGCCGAAAAGCAACGAATAATCCGTCGTCACCCTGGCTGGCGAAGACGAATTTTGTGGAATCGCTGCCGGAATCTCATTTGATCGTTTGGGGGATTTGGCTTGTGTTGTGGAATTGGGAAATTTGGAGATAATAAAGAGATTTTAAGAGAAGAGATTCTAAATTCATTTCCGGTATGAGTTTGCGTTGCCAGATGTTTTCTCTGTTGTGGAATTCGACGTTGATTCTCGTAGTTGGCGAGGTTCGGCGCTGATGATCGCTAGCGAAAAATCGGCAGAGTGTTAGAAGGTGATCAGGGAGATGTGGGCGAGTGTCGCACCAACTGAGGTTCAGGCATGGCAGGTGCGGAGGAGGTCATTCATATCCCTGGCGGGAGGGTCGTCAGGACTGAGAACATGAGCCTTATCCTTATGGGAATGTGAATCACGATGCGACGATCGGCGAAGTCAAGCGCGATCCCAAGCTGGGAGACGGAGTGGAGCCCGATCACGCGATGGCAGGTCGAGGGTCAGGGAGGGGCTCATGAGGTGGTTCGGCTGGGGCAAGGAGAGCCGATCGTCCTGCTGCCGGGGCTGGCGGGTGGCTGGAAGATGGTGATGCCGCTGGCTCGTCGTTTGGCGAGGCGGCATGAGGTGCATCTGGTGGGGCTCTCGGGAGACGGGGCGTTCTTGCCTCGGTGCGCGGGAGTCGGGGTGGTGGACGAGGCGAAGTCCTTGCTCTCGGCGGTGGATCGGCTCGGGCTGGAGCGGCCGGCTCTGATGGGGGTCTCTTACGGCGGGGCCGTGGCGTTGGAGATGGCGATCGAGGCGCCGGGGCGGTTTCATCGGCTGGCCCTGTTCGGGGCCGAGGCGCAGTTTGGGCGAAAGTGGGCGGCGACGATTGCCCGCAGAGTCCTGGAACGTTTCCCGATGCCGAGCGATAGCCCGTTCATCAACCAGTTCTTCAACCTGCTGCACGGCGGGAAGCCCGAGTCGGGACCGCTGGCCGAGTTTGTGGTTCGGCGCTGCTGGGAAACGGACCAGGGGGTGATGGCCGATCGGCTCCGGGCGCTTGAACTGTTTGACGCGACCGATCGGCTCTGGCGGGTTGAGACGCCGACCCTGATCTTGGCCGGCTCTCGGGATGTGATCGTCACGGGAGAGCGGCAGAAGGCCCTGGCTCGGGCGATTGCTCCGTCGCGGTTTGTGACGATTGAGGGAGCCGGGCACCTGGGCTTCCTGACGCACCGCAAGGAAGTGTCGGCCCGGATCGCGCGTCACCTGGGGGTGGCTCGACGGACGGTTTCCTGATCGGAGACGAAAGATCGACAATGACCGATCCGTTGCCTCCTCGATTCGAACGGGCCTTGCGATGGGCGACCATCTGGCACGATGGTCAACATCGCAAGGCCAGCCCCATGCCCTACGTGCAACATCCGATCGCGGTAGCCTGGATCCTCGACCGGCTCGGATTCGACGAGGATGTGGTGATCGCTGCCCTGCTCCACGATGTGGTGGAGGATACCGATGCAACGCTCGACGAGATTCACGAGCGCTTCGGTGATCGGGTCGCGGAACTGGTTGCGCACTGCTCGGAGCAGAAGACCGACAGCGAGGGGAATGTTCGTCCCTGGATCGTCCGCAAACACGAGCACCTCGATTCCTTGACCACTGCTCCGGAGGCAGCGAAGGCGATCAAGCTGGCCGATTGTTTGCACAATATGCGGAGCATGGTTGACGACCTGGCGCGTGAAGGCGATCCGTTCTGGAATCGTTTCAACGCGAGTCGGGATCAGATTTTCGAAAAACTTCGACTGGTGCTGGAACGATTGGGGCATGGGGAGGATGATCGGCTTGGGCAACTGGCCCGGTTGGGCTGGGCGACCCTTGCGGAGCTGGGGGGCGCAGAGCCGGGCGATGAGGTGCCGGAACCGTTCGTGAAGCCCGGGTCGAGGTGATCTGACCCCTTGAATTACGCTTGAGAGGGGGCCGGTGGCCGAGGTACGAATCGGGTTTCTGGGCTTTCTGGCTGACCTGGCTGTCGGCGATTGGGTCCGGGAGCGGTTCCGGGTCGATCCGATGAGGATCGAATACGAAACCGTTCCGGGGCGTCCCTCGATCGCCTGAGTCGCGAGGAGGATGCTCGGCTCCGGGGACGTGCCCGGCCCGTCCGAGTCTTCCTGTCGACGTGAGCGGGAGGACGCCCAGTCGATGAGTCGACAGGATCTGACCGAGCCTCAATCCCGAACGCCACGGGTCGACGAGCCCGAGGAATCTTCGAGCGGGAACGGGAATGTTGATCCTGACTCATGGGTCGATCGGCACGGCGATGTGCTGTATCGCTGGGCCGTGCTTCGGCTCGGAGATCATGAATCGGCAGCGGATGTTGTGCAGGAGACGTTTCTCGCGGCGCTCGATCACCGGATGCGGTTCGACGCCCGATCCTCGGAACGAACCTGGCTTCTCGGAATCTTGAAGCATAAGATCGGCGATGTCTTGCGGCGGCGTCGCCGTGAATCGGTTGCCGCGACCGAAGGGGCGGAGAGACCTGAGCGGGAATCATTCGGGGAGCCATTCGACCGCCGAGGTTTCTGGGTCCGCGGCCCGTCTCGCTGGGAAGAACCTGGCCTGGCCCTCGAATCGGCCGAGTTCTGGGAGCAGCTGCGGAAGTGCCTCGGCGCGATGCCCGAGCACCTTGCCGAGACCTTTCTGTTGCGTGAGGTGGAGGGGGTTGACGGCCCCGAGGTCTGCCGGGACCTGGCAATCACGCCGGAGAGTTTCTGGAAGCGGATGCATCGGGCTCGTCTCTTGCTCAGGGAGTGCCTTGAGCTACGCTGGTTCGGCACCCGTTAAACGGGGAGCGGGCCGCATTCGGACCCTCTCCTCGACCTCGTTCCTGGTCGTGGTTTGGAATCACCCTCATGGTTCGTCTGATTCGCCGACTCTGGCATGGCTGGCGGTTGATGAACCTGCCGTGTCATCGGATCTCGGAGCTGGTGAGCCGATCGCTTGATGATCGGTTGACGTTCGGGGAGCGGCTGGCGTATCGGTCTCACCTGATCTATTGCGTCGCCTGTCGGCGATATCGCCGACAGGTGTTATTGATCCGCGAGATGATGCGGCGTGGGCCGGGCCCCGGCGTCGGGCCGACGATGCCCGAGGAACTTCGCGAGCGGATCACTCGGGCGATGAAGGAACGTTGAAATCGAGGCGGCCCGGTCAGGATCGGGCGGCGATCGACGACCAATAGGGTGAGCGGACGCCGGGGGACCGCGATCGGCCTTCCCCGGATGGAACGACCGGGGCTCGGGCTGAGCGGCCCGACCGGTGGCGATCGACGTGCGCTCCGTCCGAAGGAGAATCATCGATGAGAATTTTGACGTGGATGGGAGTGCGGGGGGGAGTCCCGGCGATCGCCTCGGCGGTCGTGGCGCTGGTGTCGGGGGTGACGGGGCCGAGCCCGACGGCCTCGGCCTCGTCGATTACGCTTCGGGTGAAGGTGACGAACCTCGCCCCGAACGGGGGGACGTCCCTGACTCCCGTCTGGTTCGGCTTCCACGACGGCGGCTTTGACCTCTATGACCGAGATCTGCCGGCCTCGGGGGCGATCGAGCGGATTGCGGAGGACGGCGATGTCGGCCCGCTGAACACCCTGTTCGAGAGCAGCGGCAACGGAGACGTCCAGGGGACGATCTTCGGGGCCGGGGCGGGGCCGGGGTTTCCAGGGGCCCCGGTGATCGCGCCGGGGGGGATGGCCCATGTCGACCTCATGATCGACCCGATGGCAGCGTCGAGTCGGTATTTCAGCTATGCCTCGATGATCGTGCCGAGCAACGATTTCTTCATCGCCAACGGCAACCCGCTCGCGTTTGAAATCTTCGATGCGATGGGGCAGTTCCGGAGCAATACCGGAAGGCGGGGGGTCTTCGAGTTCACGGTGCTCGGCTCGATGGTGCTCGACGCGGGCACGGAGGTGAACGACGAGCTGCCGGAGAACACGGCCTTCTTCGGCCAGTCGATGCCCGATACCGGAGTCGACGAGAATGGCGTGATCACCCTGGCCGACGGATTCATCCCCGGCGGCCCGATTCTGAGCGACCCGCGGTTTCTCAACGCCGACTTCACGGCGCCGGGATACCAGATCGCCCGGTTCGAGATTACGGTTGTGCCGGAGCCGTCGTCGGTCGTGCTGTGCGGCCTCGGTCTGGTGGCCGCGGGCGGCCTGGGCGTCCGTTCTCGGCTTCGGAGAAATCGGTTGCGTATGGAGAGTTGATTCGGGGTTGCCGCGCGGCTATAGTTTCCCTGTCGACCCAAGCGGACACACGCAGGGTCGGCCTCTACGGGCCGCGTGAACGTGGCGCGGCGAGACTGGAGCTCTGATCCGTCCGAGGCTGGACTCCGGCGGCAATCAGGGGGAACCGGTTTTGAAAGGAGGTGATCCTGTGTGTAGCAGCGACAACCAGAGGCGGCTTGCCTAACGGCAGCCGACGGGTGCCCGTCGGGGAGCCGCACCCTGAGACTTGCCGTTCAACGCGGTAAGTGAGGCCGGATCCGGGTCGCCGGGTCCGGCCTCTTGCATTTTGGCGAATGGGTCTGGTAAGTTCAGAATCTCAATCCCGAATGATCGAGGCTGTTGGGCGTTGTGGATGATGCGACGCGACCCTCGGCTCGATCTGATGTCCTGACGTCTGGAGCCGAACGATCTTGGATCGGTTCACCGCGACCGTTGGCCGTTTTTCCTTCTCCTTTACCTTCGGGTATTGGTGGTGGGCTCGCTCGTTTACCGAGTGGTCGGCCGCAGGTCGCCGGGCAGTGCTGGGATTGTGACTCGACGGAAGGTCGAGTGAGACGAATCACCCCAAGGCCCCGAGACCTGCGAAGGTCTCGGGGCTTTTTTTGTTTCTTTCGTTTCGTGTTCTCATTCCGTTTCGTTTCGTTCCCTTTCGATTCGAGGGGAGCCAGTGAGTGAAGGTGCCGGAGGGTCGTCAGCGGTCGGTCCCACTGTGGGGTCGGCAGGCCGGTCGGACACCTTTGACCCCACCAGAAGAGGGCGGATTGCCGTGATCGTCGTGATGAAACCGGACGCGACCGAAGAGCAGATTACCCACGTGCGCGATCATATTTCCTCGCTCGGCCTGCAACCGCAGGTCATCGTCGGAGAGCACCAGACGGTGATTGCCGCGATCGGTCAGGAGCGACCGGGGATGGTCGAGGCGTTGGAACCGGCCGAGGGAGTGGTCAAGGTCTTGCCGATCATGGCGCCCTACAAGCGGGCGTCGTCGGAGTTGAAAACCGAGCGGACGGTGGTCCGGGCACGATCGCTGGAGGTGGGCGGGAAACGGATTGGGGTGATCGCCGGCCCTTGCTCCGTCGAGAGTGAGGAGCAAATTGTCAGCATCGCCCGGAAACTGAAGGAAATGGGAGCGACCGGCCTGCGAGGTGGAGCCTACAAGCCGAGGACCAGCCCGTACAGCTTTCAGGGGCACAAGGTCGACGGCCTGAAGATGCTGGCGACGGCTCGGGCCGAAACCGGTTTGGCGATCGTGACCGAGGTGATGGCTCCGGAGCATGTCCCGGTGGTGGCCGAATACGCCGACGTGCTCCAGATCGGGGCGCGGAACATGCAGAACTATCAATTGTTGCAGGCGGTGGGAGATTCGGGCATTCCGGCCTTCCTGAAGCGTGGGATGAGCGCGACGATGGAGGAGTTCCTGCTGGCGGCCGAGTATATTCTCGATCGAGGAAATGAGAACGTGATGCTTTGTGAGCGTGGGATTCGGGCGTTCGAGGACCATACTCGCTTCACCTTGCCGCTGGCGTCGGTCCCGTATTTGCAGATGAAAACGCACTTGCCGGTCGTGGTCGACCCGTCGCACGGCACGGGCAAGGCGGCCCTGGTGCCCGCGATGGCTCGAGCCGCGATTGCCGCCGGGGCGGATGGCCTGATGGTCGAGGTGCACGATGACCCGGAACACGCCATGAGCGACGGCGCCCAGACGATTACCCCCGAGGTCTTCTCCCGGATGATGGCGGATTGCCGACGGGTGGCCGAGGCGGTCGATCGCGGTCTTTGAGTCGAGGGCTGAGGCCCTCCCTACGTTATTCCATGCCTGGAGACCGATCTCGGCCTGAGCGTTCAACCCCTCGGCAAGGTGCCAACGATGAGGGAAGGGGCGACTTGGGCCGGAGCGGTCTCTGAGGCGGAGGGCTTGCAGTGATGAAAACGCTTCAAATGGTCAACTGGGTGTTTCAGGGGTGGGAGGGACCGCTTCGGGTGCTGGTGGTGGGCTCGGCCGCGTATCTGGCGCTGATTGTGCTGATGAGGATCACGGGGCCGCGAACCCTGTCAAAAATGAACGCCTTTGACTTCGTGGTGACGGTGGCGATTGGCTCGACCCTGGCGACCGTCTTGCTGTCGAAGGAGGTGGCGCTGATCGACGGGGTGGTGGCGCTGGCGTTGTTGATCATGCTTCAATGGCTGATCACCTGGCTGGCGACCCGATCGGAACAGGTGACCCGATTGATCAAGGCCGAGCCGGTGCTGCTGGTCCGGGACGGTCAGATGCTTCGGCAGTCGATGGACCGCTCTCGCGTGATTGAGGCGGACATTCTTCAGGCCGTTCGTCAGCAGGGGAACGGGTCGATCCGAGACGTGTCGGCCCTGGTGCTGGAGACGGATGGTTCGTTCTCAGTGATTTCGAAACCGATCGACGGTGAGCCGACGGTGCTGGCGAACGTGGATCGAGATGTCGTGGCGAGGCGGTTGAATGATTCGAGGGTGTGACTCGATGGGAGAGGTTCGAAGGATGATGCCTGTGGCGAGTGCCCGACCGATTCGAATTGTGCTGGCGCATTGACCACGTTGGTTGCACGGAGGGATAATTAAGAGAGAGGACAGTCAGTCCTTTGAGTCTGATTGGGGCTTGTGTGGAGCCTTAAGCTGTTCTCCTATGCATGCGCAGAGGAGATTTGAAATGAAGATTCTCGTTCCAATTGATGGATCGCCCTGCAGCCGGGCGACGATTGAGGAGCTTTGCCGTCACACCTGGCCGGCGAACAGTGAGATCAAGGTCATCACGGTCATCCACGTGGGAGGACCGGAAGTTTTCGATCCCATGATGATGGCGTCGTCGTTTCACTTCGACCTGCTCGCCGAGGCCAGGAAGCACGCCCCGAAGCTGGTGGAAGGGGCGGCCCAGACAATCATGGAGCGGACGAAAGACGTGAAGGTCACCTACGAGGTGCTCGAAGGGGTGCCGAAGGAAGAAATTGTCGGGCAGGCCGAATACTGGGGTGCCGACCTGATTGTGCTAGGATCGCACGGGCATGGGCCGGTCGGTCGATTCTTCCTCGGTTCGGTTTCGCATGCGGTGGCCATGCATGCACCCTGTTCGGTACAAATTGTGCGAAAGCGGGCTGAGACGAAGGTCGGGTGACGTGATTCGAAAAGACGAGGAAAGGTCCCTCGGGTTTCGGGGACCTTCCTCTGTTGACGTGGAAGCGACGATTCGACCAGTCCCTGGGTGCTCGGAGCCGAGAATTCCGCTTTTTCCTGCCGAAGGTGATTCCGCGGGCCGACTGGACGGGCGGATCGGGGTGTGATGGGATGGTCGTGAGGTTAGCCGACGGACTTTCGGCGCAGGAGGTAGAGGTCTTGATTGGCCTGATTGCGTCCGGGGCGGAAGCCCATTAGATCCCATTGATGATGGAGGTGAAGAATTACCCAGGAAAGCGGGAGGAAGGCGTCTCCCCAGTCCGAGATCGAGTCGAGTTGTGACTGAACTTCATCATTGTGACGGTAAACGTCTTCAAATCGGTAGCGGTTCTGGGCGAGGTCGGCGGCGATGGCGCGAATCCCTTCGTCGGATCGCCAGCCGGTCCGAAGCGAATAGCCCAGGGTAGCGGCCCCGTGGGTAGTGAACATCAAGACGCCATCGGGCTTAATGATCCGGGCCATCTCATCGAACCAGGCCAGGGCGGCGCGTTCGGAGAAGTGAGACCAGATGGAGATGGCATAGACGCCGTTGAAGTGCTGCGAGGGATACGGCAGTGGGGGCCACTGGGGGCTGATCTGGAAGTCGATGCCGGGCAGGTGGTCTGAGGCCCAGGCGATGGACTCCTTGACGGGATCGCACCCGTACCATTGGGCTTCGGGGTAGGCGGCTGCGAGGTAGCGGACCGCGGCGCCGGAGGAGCAGCCGAAGTCGAGATAATGGCCGTCTGATTCGACCTGGCCGCCGCACTGTTCCAGTTCTTCGATGAATAGGTCGCCGCTGTACTGGTCGCCGATGAAGATCGGCTTACGCATCATGCAATGGATGTGCGCGGGGGGGTTGGCATCGCAGAGCCCCGTTTTGGCACCGACGAGATGTGGGAGGAAGTGGGTTCCGTAGCGGAGGATTTCCCGTCGGAAATGCTTGGGATCGGAGGTGGCGTAGCCTTCGAAGACCTGGCGGAAGGTCTCGGGGTCGAGCCGGTCGCGAAGGGATTCCCGGACGAGCTGGAGGTCGGTCGGGTTGAGCCGAGCAAAGAGGCGGTTGGTTGCGGGGGTTTGTGCGGGAAGTTGGTAAGCGGCGAGCAATCCGAAAGTCTCGGCGATCGAAGACTCAAGCGGCAGGTCGTCCGGGAACAGTGAGTCAACCGGATGGGAGCGTTCGGTGGCTGGGGCGGTCATGGGTCTCACCTCGTCAGGTTCGTGAGAGAAGACGGGACTTGAGGCTGCAATTCGGGCCGGGAAGATGACGCTTCACACCGGAGCAGCAGAATCTTCGCTCACCATCGAGCCCTTGGCTCGTTGAGCCCGAGGTTGAACAGGTGACGTGGTGCCGGTTTCTGGATGGATGGGCAGACCATAAACGGACCCCGAACGGGGGTCAATGGCGGATTTGACCAGGCAAAGTGAACGGGACGAGAGGGATTGTGACCGATCGGCTCAGCAAATGGAGAGGATGCGGAGGATGAATAAAGCAGAAATCAGAGGTAATCTTCGCGGACGGGATGAAAGACGTCGAGGGCGAGGGCGGGGCCGTCGAGGGCGACGACGCGATGGGGAACACCTCCGGGGATGCGCCAGAGGTCGCCGGGTTCGAGGATGCGCGTGATGCCGCCGACGGTGAATTCGAGTCGGCCTTTGACGAGGTAGCCCATTTGCTCGTGCGGGTGGAAGTGCTCGGGGACGATGCCGCCGGGCTGGAATTCGACGACCGAGAGCATGATGCCCTGGCCGGCGGTCACGCGGAGGTCGACACCGGGGAACAAGGGGAGGTGCTTGCCGGAGCCAGCGGAGATGAAATAGTCGTCGGCGGTCGGTTCGGGGGGGGCATCGGGCATGGGATCAACGTCCTCGGGGGTATCGGGCCATGACCCACTGGCCCCAGGCCGTGAGGAACTGGTTGCGGTCGACGCCGAAGAGTTGTTGCACACCGGCGTCGAGCTGCTGGCGACCGCCGAGCATCCCTCGGACGAAGGGGCCGAAGGCGCGCGGGTTGGCGGTCGAGAGCCATTCCAGGAGGCTGAAGCCGAGTGCTCGGGTGTCGTCGGGCGGGAGTTGATCGCCGAGGGCCTCGGCCGACTTGGTGGTCCAGCCGAGCTGCGAGGCCCGGACGGTCGCTGTGCGGAGCCGAGCGACGTAGGGGCTTCGTGGTTCGAGCTTCGAGGCGAGGAAGGCTCCGTAGCCGAGGGCAAGCCATTGCGGGGCGTTGGCATCGCTTCGGGAGACGGCACCGGCGCCGAGCTGCTCGACGAGGAGGAAATCGAGGCTGCGATCGACAGCGGCATCGCTGGCCTCGCCGCCGCCGAAGGGGTCGAGGGCGACGAGGTAAGGGGTGTCGTCGGCCAGATCGGCGCGGCCCTGTTCGCCGTCGAGCGGTTCCTGGCGGGCGACGGTGCGGACGAACTCGGCGTAATGGTTGCGATCGGTG
This window harbors:
- a CDS encoding sigma 54-interacting transcriptional regulator codes for the protein MPPIREWWPNHSHQLAVILATVAVVIYSLSVLWVVATSGDIGIRCVFGTAQKEPISPRYHWFDPVQGPDVRQVPQVGDRISRIASSDGAWSIEIADNDYTAIIRAQRMIGQTPSGSTLLVEWLPLDWEGERSNADPIQALAEVRLRPFGMYVWSLVWFAQEMVIFALGAIVLWRRPNDRSARVFFWLCVFTVGAFMGGYHWSEIVSERLLIFPFVPLAMVVPIASLHFFLVFPRPNPLLLLHRRWVMLGLYGVFAVNLAILWAAMFWISLTGEPDPATLGLRLAAQRLIKWVALGHVGFSVLIFALCIACLLYSYRRARNPIERNQVRWILLASLLSTVFIGYLLLLAAEDTSVLGLDSAAWPMYTVSLLYTSAYAVSITRYKLMQAEEIFNRSVRYLLVSVGLGLLYSLVLVVGALAVGYSLQDEQTSREATVVMLTALVILVLSGGVRRRFEQAIDRRFFREKYKFDQAMRKMSQAVDRLVDRGTLGRRLLEAAAEVLGLDWGTIYLRTAPDRPLSVVASLGPEPDQTTLPDDSPILRRLRARPTVRLPGSMARASHDPTADALIALGGEVAAALSSDGELAGVLVLGPKRNGLPYDDEEMVFLAALSSVAVLALHSASIHRTLEELNRELRDKVEKIAEQQRRILVLQDQLIGRHSEDHDSSPRAGQALPPPSDLDAPDHPATDTPALGRIRGTSAPMKRVLDTVRKAAVSPSAVLILGESGTGKELLAEAIHAGSPRASKPFVKVHCAALSPSLLESELFGHVRGAFTGADRDRVGRFQQADGGTLLLDEIGDISLDVQTKLLRVLQTKTFERVGSSQPITVDVRIVAATHRDLPALIRSGRFREDLYYRLNVISIVVPPLRDRRADVFELAVSFLRHVAGRSGKPITHLDDDAIEALTAYDWPGNVRELENVIERAVVLSEGPAITRDDLPDDLFGPRAAAASSLRRRAAAVSTGRRGRPRRLPSSSSWTAPPPAPELDDPELDAFERHQLRDALAEARGNKSEAARLLGLPRSTLVSKLKKFGLMTPENDSS
- a CDS encoding alpha/beta fold hydrolase, whose translation is MRRSAKSSAIPSWETEWSPITRWQVEGQGGAHEVVRLGQGEPIVLLPGLAGGWKMVMPLARRLARRHEVHLVGLSGDGAFLPRCAGVGVVDEAKSLLSAVDRLGLERPALMGVSYGGAVALEMAIEAPGRFHRLALFGAEAQFGRKWAATIARRVLERFPMPSDSPFINQFFNLLHGGKPESGPLAEFVVRRCWETDQGVMADRLRALELFDATDRLWRVETPTLILAGSRDVIVTGERQKALARAIAPSRFVTIEGAGHLGFLTHRKEVSARIARHLGVARRTVS
- a CDS encoding HD domain-containing protein, with the translated sequence MTDPLPPRFERALRWATIWHDGQHRKASPMPYVQHPIAVAWILDRLGFDEDVVIAALLHDVVEDTDATLDEIHERFGDRVAELVAHCSEQKTDSEGNVRPWIVRKHEHLDSLTTAPEAAKAIKLADCLHNMRSMVDDLAREGDPFWNRFNASRDQIFEKLRLVLERLGHGEDDRLGQLARLGWATLAELGGAEPGDEVPEPFVKPGSR
- a CDS encoding sigma-70 family RNA polymerase sigma factor is translated as MSRQDLTEPQSRTPRVDEPEESSSGNGNVDPDSWVDRHGDVLYRWAVLRLGDHESAADVVQETFLAALDHRMRFDARSSERTWLLGILKHKIGDVLRRRRRESVAATEGAERPERESFGEPFDRRGFWVRGPSRWEEPGLALESAEFWEQLRKCLGAMPEHLAETFLLREVEGVDGPEVCRDLAITPESFWKRMHRARLLLRECLELRWFGTR
- a CDS encoding anti-sigma factor family protein, with protein sequence MVRLIRRLWHGWRLMNLPCHRISELVSRSLDDRLTFGERLAYRSHLIYCVACRRYRRQVLLIREMMRRGPGPGVGPTMPEELRERITRAMKER
- a CDS encoding spondin domain-containing protein — encoded protein: MRILTWMGVRGGVPAIASAVVALVSGVTGPSPTASASSITLRVKVTNLAPNGGTSLTPVWFGFHDGGFDLYDRDLPASGAIERIAEDGDVGPLNTLFESSGNGDVQGTIFGAGAGPGFPGAPVIAPGGMAHVDLMIDPMAASSRYFSYASMIVPSNDFFIANGNPLAFEIFDAMGQFRSNTGRRGVFEFTVLGSMVLDAGTEVNDELPENTAFFGQSMPDTGVDENGVITLADGFIPGGPILSDPRFLNADFTAPGYQIARFEITVVPEPSSVVLCGLGLVAAGGLGVRSRLRRNRLRMES